One stretch of Bremerella cremea DNA includes these proteins:
- a CDS encoding flotillin family protein, with translation MPILFAQGLEDWSDNPYVWLAGGVVLFLMFLFSVFIAIVKQYRRCPSNRVLVVYGLSRNGKSSQTVHGGAKFVIPLVQDYAYLSLEPIQIEIPLRGALSSENIRVNVPSCFTVAIGTTPGVMDNAAVRLLGLTTNEIRKQAEELIFGQLRQVIASMRIEEINRDRDTFLEHIQRSLEPELNKIGLCLINVNITDITDESGYIDAIGQKAASLAIQQARGDVADNEKMGEIRVTSAQRDREVEVANATKARMIGTREAEREQAIRIAELDKEQTVGERAAEYEREAKVKDAEREKRIRIADADAAATVGERSAQFDQEAAVKDAEREKRIKIAEADAAAIEGENLSEAKVAKSKAELAVKRAEAYELGEIRKREADGAVKEAENRALAKAAIAEAERVEAEKRALLEAPAKAEKAKIEVDSSAEAARRRIIAQAEADAIYAKLEAEARGEYEKLAKKGAGLKAIVEACGSSKEAFQLLLLEHLDNLAESSAKAISNIKFDKVVVWEGGNQNGRSNTADWLSGMAKTLPPMMQVMKDIGGVELPEALIRYAEDPESLANGKNKPSEAEPSAN, from the coding sequence ATGCCTATTCTATTTGCACAAGGCCTTGAGGATTGGTCCGACAATCCTTACGTATGGCTAGCCGGTGGCGTCGTTCTGTTTTTGATGTTCCTGTTCTCCGTCTTTATTGCCATTGTCAAACAGTACCGGCGATGTCCCAGCAACCGCGTGCTGGTGGTGTACGGTTTGTCGCGAAACGGTAAGTCGTCGCAAACGGTGCATGGTGGGGCAAAGTTTGTGATTCCTTTGGTTCAGGACTACGCCTACCTTAGCCTGGAACCAATCCAAATCGAAATTCCGCTGCGTGGTGCTCTTTCCTCGGAAAACATCCGCGTGAACGTGCCGAGCTGCTTCACCGTGGCCATCGGCACCACGCCCGGCGTGATGGACAACGCTGCTGTCCGTTTGCTTGGTTTGACCACCAACGAAATCCGTAAGCAGGCAGAAGAACTTATCTTCGGTCAACTGCGTCAGGTGATTGCCTCGATGCGGATTGAAGAAATCAACCGCGATCGCGATACGTTTCTAGAGCACATCCAGCGCAGCTTGGAACCGGAACTCAATAAGATCGGGCTTTGCTTGATCAACGTGAACATCACCGACATCACCGACGAGTCTGGCTACATCGATGCCATCGGTCAAAAGGCGGCTTCGCTCGCGATTCAGCAAGCCCGTGGCGACGTGGCCGACAACGAAAAGATGGGCGAAATCCGCGTCACCTCGGCCCAACGCGACCGGGAAGTGGAAGTCGCCAACGCCACCAAGGCTCGGATGATTGGTACGCGTGAAGCCGAACGCGAACAAGCAATTCGCATTGCCGAACTCGACAAAGAACAAACGGTCGGCGAACGGGCTGCCGAGTACGAACGTGAAGCGAAGGTGAAAGATGCCGAGCGTGAAAAGCGTATCCGCATTGCTGACGCCGACGCTGCCGCCACCGTGGGTGAACGCAGCGCCCAGTTCGATCAGGAAGCTGCCGTTAAAGACGCCGAACGAGAAAAGCGTATCAAGATCGCCGAAGCCGATGCTGCTGCAATCGAAGGGGAAAACCTCTCGGAAGCGAAAGTCGCCAAGTCAAAAGCCGAACTCGCCGTCAAGCGAGCCGAAGCGTACGAGTTGGGTGAAATTCGCAAACGCGAAGCAGATGGTGCGGTGAAAGAAGCCGAAAACCGCGCCCTCGCCAAAGCGGCTATTGCCGAAGCAGAACGTGTGGAAGCAGAAAAGCGAGCATTACTAGAAGCCCCTGCCAAAGCCGAAAAAGCCAAGATCGAAGTCGATTCGTCTGCTGAAGCTGCCCGACGTCGTATCATTGCCCAAGCCGAAGCCGACGCGATCTACGCCAAACTGGAAGCCGAAGCTCGCGGTGAATATGAAAAGCTGGCCAAGAAGGGTGCTGGTTTGAAAGCGATTGTCGAGGCCTGTGGTAGCAGCAAGGAAGCCTTCCAACTGTTGCTCTTAGAGCATCTCGACAACCTGGCGGAATCGTCCGCCAAGGCAATCTCGAACATCAAGTTCGACAAGGTGGTTGTCTGGGAAGGAGGCAACCAGAATGGACGCTCGAACACAGCCGATTGGCTCAGTGGGATGGCCAAGACTTTGCCCCCAATGATGCAGGTCATGAAAGACATCGGCGGAGTCGAACTGCCAGAGGCCTTGATCCGTTACGCCGAAGACCCCGAGTCGCTGGCCAACGGCAAAAACAAGCCATCCGAAGCGGAACCTTCCGCCAACTAA
- a CDS encoding DUF1571 domain-containing protein, whose amino-acid sequence MTKSLLSRRALLMGGTALACGLTRATYGEDQRQGLREPVFRVSNRTNGATQAQNVATEHPLAPALRIAENGLENITKNVRDYECTLVKREQISGKLTDQEFIYTKVRHEQNDQSGNQLNPFGVYMYFLKPSSVKGREVLYVKGHNNGNLMAHEGGALLKHVTVSLDPNGALAMRGNRYPITEVGIKNLIVRLIEVAKEDMQYGECEVKFFNGAKINGRVCTAIEVLHPVPRKNFRFHKAHIFIDDELQIPIRYASWDWPSKQGGEPPMLEEYTYMNMKLNNGFTDSDFDPANAKYGFNV is encoded by the coding sequence ATGACCAAGTCCCTCCTTTCTCGCCGAGCGCTCCTTATGGGCGGTACGGCACTAGCCTGCGGGCTGACCCGGGCGACTTACGGTGAGGATCAACGTCAGGGGCTACGCGAGCCCGTCTTTCGCGTTTCCAACCGTACCAACGGTGCCACTCAAGCTCAGAACGTAGCGACCGAGCACCCCTTGGCGCCTGCATTGCGAATTGCAGAAAACGGTTTAGAAAACATCACCAAGAACGTTCGCGACTACGAATGCACCTTGGTCAAGCGTGAACAGATCAGCGGCAAGCTGACCGATCAAGAGTTCATCTACACCAAAGTTCGTCACGAACAAAACGACCAATCTGGCAATCAGTTGAACCCGTTTGGCGTGTACATGTACTTCCTCAAACCTTCCAGCGTGAAGGGTCGTGAGGTGTTGTACGTGAAGGGGCACAACAACGGTAACTTGATGGCCCACGAAGGGGGCGCGTTGCTGAAGCACGTGACCGTTTCGCTCGATCCGAACGGGGCACTTGCCATGCGTGGCAATCGTTATCCCATTACGGAAGTGGGCATCAAAAACTTGATCGTTCGCCTGATTGAAGTCGCCAAGGAAGACATGCAGTACGGCGAATGCGAAGTCAAGTTCTTCAACGGGGCGAAGATCAACGGTCGCGTTTGTACGGCCATCGAAGTGCTGCACCCAGTACCGCGTAAGAACTTCCGCTTCCACAAAGCCCACATCTTCATCGACGACGAATTGCAAATTCCGATTCGTTACGCTTCGTGGGACTGGCCTTCCAAGCAAGGTGGGGAACCGCCGATGCTGGAAGAGTACACCTATATGAACATGAAGCTGAACAACGGTTTCACCGATTCCGACTTCGACCCTGCCAACGCCAAGTACGGTTTCAACGTTTAA
- a CDS encoding MBL fold metallo-hydrolase — MAEINFLRIVSMPFDENTYVLYKEGLTSCVVVDPGLEPEKIVEVLQEKKLEVAAILNTHGHSDHIAGNATIKELAPSAPLVIGWGDAEKLTDPDKNLSAPFGLPFVSPQEDITVKEADVYHAAEIDFEVRETPGHSKGHVVFIVRDGDRTIVLGGDVLFKGSVGRSDFPDGSFADLKRSIEEKLFTLPTDSVVLPGHGPATTVGEEIESNPFVGRAAGYRG; from the coding sequence ATGGCCGAGATCAACTTTCTACGTATTGTCAGTATGCCTTTCGATGAGAACACGTATGTCCTTTACAAAGAAGGGCTTACGTCTTGCGTGGTTGTCGATCCAGGATTAGAGCCAGAAAAAATTGTGGAAGTCCTGCAAGAGAAGAAACTTGAGGTGGCTGCCATCCTAAACACGCATGGCCATAGCGACCATATTGCGGGAAACGCGACCATAAAAGAGCTCGCCCCTTCCGCTCCACTGGTGATTGGCTGGGGAGATGCCGAGAAGCTGACCGACCCCGATAAAAATTTAAGTGCCCCATTTGGGTTGCCTTTTGTCAGCCCCCAGGAGGATATCACGGTCAAAGAGGCCGATGTCTATCATGCAGCGGAGATCGACTTCGAGGTCCGTGAGACGCCTGGGCATAGCAAAGGGCACGTCGTGTTCATTGTTCGCGACGGCGACCGGACGATTGTGCTGGGGGGAGATGTGTTGTTCAAAGGAAGCGTTGGTCGCTCCGATTTCCCCGATGGTAGTTTCGCTGATTTGAAACGGTCGATCGAAGAAAAGCTTTTCACTTTGCCGACGGACAGCGTTGTCTTACCGGGGCACGGCCCAGCGACCACGGTAGGGGAAGAAATCGAATCGAACCCGTTCGTCGGTCGCGCCGCAGGCTATCGCGGTTAA
- a CDS encoding type II secretion system F family protein, translated as MLFSPRISKSNLIQLCRRVGNQLHAGVDIRRVWQREAERASGSMKHVMESICESIDEGHQMHEAINFTGDYFPKLFRQMIKLGEDTGHLDRIFLELADQYEHQLKLRNSFLASITWPLIQLGLAILIIGILIFVMGFISEMNERTVDPLGLGLLGVQGLIDYCLIIGTFFLGLWVVYLLWSRGRLGFLQLDRLTMSIPGIGPPIRTLCLARMAWALGLTIGGGMDIRNSMRLSLEATHTYYYMQYADQIDRELLSGDEVSEILRRTNCFPHDFLDVVETGEISGTLSESMLKLSELYFEKARAAMNTLAIIGGVAVSMLVMGVIAIAIFKLAFFYLGTINDALDGLNM; from the coding sequence ATGTTATTCTCCCCGCGTATTAGTAAGTCGAACCTGATCCAACTTTGCCGCCGCGTAGGCAATCAATTGCATGCCGGAGTCGATATTCGTCGTGTCTGGCAGCGCGAAGCCGAACGTGCCTCGGGCTCGATGAAGCATGTGATGGAGTCGATTTGCGAGAGTATTGACGAAGGGCACCAGATGCACGAGGCGATCAACTTCACCGGGGATTACTTCCCGAAGCTGTTTCGCCAGATGATCAAGCTGGGGGAGGATACCGGCCACTTGGATAGGATCTTTCTAGAACTGGCCGATCAGTACGAGCATCAACTGAAATTACGCAACTCTTTTCTGGCTTCTATCACGTGGCCTTTGATTCAGCTTGGATTGGCGATTTTGATAATTGGCATCCTGATTTTCGTAATGGGGTTCATCTCGGAAATGAACGAGAGGACCGTCGACCCGCTAGGGCTCGGGTTGTTAGGCGTGCAAGGGCTTATCGACTATTGCTTGATTATCGGAACGTTTTTCCTGGGCCTGTGGGTCGTTTATCTTTTGTGGTCACGCGGGAGACTGGGGTTTCTCCAGCTCGATCGATTGACCATGAGCATTCCTGGCATAGGTCCACCCATCCGCACGCTCTGTTTGGCTCGCATGGCCTGGGCTTTGGGGCTGACCATCGGCGGGGGGATGGATATTCGGAATTCAATGCGACTTTCGTTGGAAGCAACCCACACCTATTACTACATGCAATATGCCGATCAGATCGATCGTGAACTACTTTCCGGAGATGAAGTCAGCGAGATCTTGCGTCGGACAAACTGCTTTCCACACGATTTTTTAGACGTGGTCGAAACCGGCGAGATTTCCGGTACGTTGTCGGAGTCGATGTTGAAACTCTCGGAACTCTATTTCGAGAAAGCCCGGGCGGCCATGAATACGTTAGCGATCATCGGGGGCGTGGCGGTCTCGATGCTAGTCATGGGGGTAATCGCCATCGCTATTTTTAAGCTGGCCTTTTTTTACCTGGGTACCATCAACGACGCTTTGGATGGACTAAACATGTAA
- a CDS encoding c-type cytochrome, giving the protein MEVFPVNQYDPLMPGIVMAMVAIVHVFMAQFAVGGGMLLCYFQWLAMTGRCENARLFVHGYFKWLVLISFVAGAATGVGIWFTAIQVSAPTIGQMIQNFHWIWATEYLFFLLEIIAGYLFYRYHERISDTACLRLLGMYAFAAWMSLFLINGIISWQLTPGGWIEDQSLFAGFFNPTFWPSTLFRTIVALTLAGLVACVVVNTMKELDQEAKRKLINYAAHLLVPMVAMPFLGVWFYFMMPTDSQGWVAGGSPAMTLFLNIAVGASLAIGGYAFVGLYLQKLYINGATATLLLLLAFGATAGGEFVREGSRKPYSIRYWMYSNGIFPHEVAKMREEGCLADDPYPLRDGTPVAGEITTRGAKVFRRQCAVCHTVSGINGVSELTVTWDADQMRMNIAKLQHTKPFMPPFAGNAEDLESLVRYLKWFDERNDEEAEKPFEEATLKTNQKWLDEAGTMPLSLPGETSLQAEEGEK; this is encoded by the coding sequence ATGGAAGTATTTCCGGTCAACCAATACGATCCTTTAATGCCTGGGATCGTGATGGCAATGGTTGCCATCGTGCATGTCTTTATGGCGCAGTTTGCCGTCGGTGGTGGCATGCTGCTTTGTTATTTTCAGTGGCTGGCCATGACCGGGCGATGCGAAAATGCACGCTTGTTTGTGCATGGTTACTTCAAGTGGCTGGTGTTGATTAGCTTCGTCGCCGGGGCTGCTACTGGTGTGGGAATTTGGTTCACCGCCATTCAGGTCAGTGCCCCCACCATCGGGCAAATGATTCAGAACTTCCACTGGATTTGGGCCACCGAGTACCTTTTCTTTCTGTTGGAAATCATCGCTGGCTACCTGTTTTATCGCTATCACGAACGGATCAGCGATACGGCTTGTTTGCGTTTGCTGGGCATGTATGCGTTTGCGGCTTGGATGAGCTTGTTTCTGATTAACGGCATCATCAGTTGGCAACTGACGCCAGGGGGCTGGATCGAAGATCAATCACTCTTCGCCGGTTTCTTTAACCCAACCTTCTGGCCGAGTACGTTGTTTCGCACGATCGTTGCCCTGACCTTGGCCGGTCTGGTGGCATGCGTTGTGGTGAACACGATGAAGGAGCTTGATCAGGAAGCGAAACGGAAGCTGATAAACTACGCGGCGCACTTGCTGGTACCGATGGTGGCGATGCCGTTTCTGGGCGTTTGGTTTTACTTCATGATGCCCACCGACAGCCAAGGCTGGGTCGCCGGGGGCAGCCCAGCGATGACCCTGTTTCTGAACATCGCCGTAGGGGCATCGCTAGCGATTGGCGGTTACGCGTTTGTCGGCTTGTACTTGCAAAAGTTGTACATCAATGGCGCGACGGCCACGCTTTTGCTGTTATTGGCATTTGGGGCGACCGCCGGGGGAGAGTTTGTCCGAGAAGGTTCGCGAAAACCGTATTCGATTCGATATTGGATGTACTCTAACGGAATCTTCCCCCATGAAGTTGCCAAGATGCGCGAGGAAGGTTGCTTAGCAGACGATCCCTACCCGCTGCGAGATGGGACACCGGTCGCTGGCGAAATCACCACACGCGGGGCCAAGGTTTTTCGGCGGCAATGTGCCGTCTGCCATACGGTATCTGGCATCAATGGTGTTTCAGAGTTAACCGTAACCTGGGATGCCGATCAAATGCGGATGAATATCGCGAAACTACAACATACCAAACCGTTCATGCCTCCGTTTGCTGGCAACGCCGAAGATTTGGAATCGTTGGTTCGCTATCTCAAATGGTTTGATGAACGGAACGACGAAGAAGCGGAAAAACCGTTCGAGGAAGCCACATTGAAGACCAATCAAAAATGGCTGGACGAAGCGGGCACCATGCCGCTGTCGTTGCCGGGTGAGACTTCGCTGCAAGCAGAAGAAGGAGAAAAGTAA
- a CDS encoding leucyl aminopeptidase: MKVTGTELKIADFSGDVLVVGAYEDGLSPPADQLDTLIGGSITRLVEAGDITGKPNEITSILAPSGFATLRVYVIGLGKKEDLSIRRAYEAAASASVAVSAKKVEKVGFFLDDFWPSEVIEQAIAGSVVGCHGQDIYRKEKKQNPPGEIVWSSATEANLEKGSALANAINLTRSLVNRCPNDIYPATFAEEAAVVAENHDLNIEVWDKAKLTEENCGSLLAVSRASVREPRLVILRYNGGKEGEPPIALVGKGVTFDSGGLSLKPSDSMITMKCDMAGAATVLGAIKAIASWKLPVNVVALCGLVENMVSGDSYKLGDILTSRSGKTIEVLNTDAEGRLVLADVLNVALDEKPSAIVDLATLTGACVVALGTDTAGLMTNEPDWCSEVQQASLATGEKMWELPMYPEFGEQVKSQIADIKNVGDGRWGGAITAAKFLEEFVDGTPWTHIDIAGPAFAEKPKPYCSGGATGFAVRTLLELVRRQTA; encoded by the coding sequence ATGAAGGTTACGGGTACTGAACTGAAGATCGCCGACTTTTCAGGCGATGTCCTTGTTGTCGGGGCCTACGAAGACGGGCTCTCGCCCCCTGCCGATCAACTCGATACCCTTATCGGTGGCTCGATTACGCGGCTGGTCGAAGCAGGTGATATCACAGGCAAACCGAATGAAATCACCTCGATTCTTGCTCCCAGCGGTTTCGCAACGCTGCGGGTCTATGTGATTGGTCTGGGTAAAAAAGAAGACCTCAGCATTCGCCGGGCCTACGAAGCGGCCGCTTCAGCCTCGGTGGCTGTGTCTGCCAAAAAGGTCGAGAAGGTAGGCTTCTTCCTCGACGACTTCTGGCCTTCTGAAGTTATCGAGCAAGCGATCGCTGGCTCGGTGGTTGGTTGCCATGGACAAGACATCTATCGCAAAGAGAAAAAACAAAATCCTCCCGGCGAAATCGTCTGGAGTTCGGCCACCGAGGCCAACCTGGAAAAAGGAAGTGCCCTGGCCAACGCGATCAACTTAACCCGCAGCTTGGTCAATCGCTGCCCGAACGATATCTATCCGGCCACCTTCGCCGAAGAAGCCGCCGTGGTCGCGGAAAACCACGACTTGAATATCGAAGTTTGGGACAAAGCCAAGCTGACCGAAGAAAATTGCGGCAGTCTCTTGGCTGTGTCTCGTGCCTCGGTTCGCGAACCACGATTGGTGATTCTGCGATACAACGGCGGTAAAGAAGGGGAGCCACCGATTGCTTTGGTTGGCAAAGGGGTGACGTTCGACTCGGGCGGCCTTTCGCTGAAACCTTCCGACAGCATGATCACCATGAAATGCGACATGGCCGGTGCTGCTACGGTGCTGGGCGCCATCAAGGCGATCGCTTCCTGGAAGCTACCAGTCAACGTGGTTGCTTTGTGCGGCCTGGTCGAAAACATGGTCTCTGGCGACAGCTACAAGCTGGGGGACATCCTCACTTCCCGCAGTGGCAAAACCATTGAAGTCCTCAACACCGATGCCGAGGGCCGCTTGGTCTTGGCCGACGTATTGAATGTGGCCTTAGACGAAAAGCCAAGTGCAATCGTCGACTTGGCCACCCTAACTGGCGCTTGTGTCGTTGCCCTGGGGACCGACACCGCCGGACTGATGACCAACGAGCCTGATTGGTGCAGCGAAGTCCAACAAGCCTCGCTCGCCACCGGCGAAAAGATGTGGGAACTGCCCATGTATCCCGAATTTGGCGAACAGGTTAAAAGCCAAATTGCGGACATTAAAAATGTCGGCGATGGACGCTGGGGTGGTGCGATTACCGCTGCCAAGTTCCTGGAAGAATTCGTCGATGGAACTCCGTGGACCCATATCGATATCGCTGGTCCCGCTTTTGCCGAAAAGCCGAAACCTTATTGCAGTGGTGGTGCCACCGGTTTTGCGGTTCGAACGCTATTGGAACTGGTTCGCCGCCAGACCGCCTAA
- a CDS encoding lactate racemase domain-containing protein: MPWISETAKEIKKPELLAILDRAIEEARQRICGTPKRVLLLPPDITRMHSGAGWITEYFWEKLKDEAEIHVIPTLGQHEPHTPEQNKQMFGNIPNEIIHPHDWRDGCVKVGEISADFVKEISNGAADWAIPIWLNKMLMEEQWDLIINIGHVVPHEVLGFANHNKNYFIGLAGKDLICTSHMMAASCGIENNLGNLITPVRAVFNKAEDEMLSNLPDFYVQVVLARNEAGELVHTGVHIGDDLETYLAAARQSRDENITVFDKPIKKIVCVMQGDEFFSTWVANKSVYRTRMALADGGELLVIAPGLKRFGEQPDVDALIRKYGYQPTEKILELYKQNEDMQDLAHGTAHLMHGTSEGRFTIRYAPGHLTKEEVEQVHFAYADYEETIKRYPVDQLKEGFNTMPDGEEIFFIATPSAGLWSTKEKLYNRPSGFSAVS, encoded by the coding sequence ATGCCTTGGATTTCCGAGACCGCAAAAGAAATCAAAAAGCCAGAGTTGCTTGCCATTCTTGATCGGGCTATTGAAGAAGCTCGACAACGTATTTGTGGTACGCCTAAGCGAGTTTTGTTGTTGCCACCAGACATCACGCGGATGCACTCGGGCGCCGGTTGGATTACGGAATACTTCTGGGAGAAGCTGAAGGACGAAGCAGAGATCCACGTCATCCCAACCTTGGGGCAGCACGAGCCGCACACGCCTGAACAGAACAAGCAGATGTTCGGCAACATCCCCAACGAGATCATTCACCCACACGACTGGCGCGACGGCTGCGTGAAGGTGGGTGAGATCTCCGCCGACTTCGTCAAAGAGATCAGCAACGGCGCCGCCGATTGGGCCATTCCGATCTGGCTCAACAAAATGCTGATGGAAGAACAGTGGGACCTGATCATCAACATCGGGCACGTCGTTCCGCACGAAGTGCTAGGCTTTGCCAATCACAATAAGAATTACTTCATCGGCCTGGCAGGCAAAGACCTGATCTGCACTTCGCACATGATGGCCGCCAGTTGTGGCATCGAGAACAATCTTGGCAATTTGATCACGCCAGTTCGCGCCGTCTTCAACAAAGCGGAAGACGAAATGCTGAGCAACCTGCCCGACTTCTACGTGCAAGTGGTGCTGGCTCGCAACGAAGCTGGCGAACTGGTGCATACCGGAGTCCATATCGGTGACGACCTGGAAACCTACCTGGCCGCCGCCCGGCAGTCGCGAGACGAGAACATCACCGTGTTCGACAAGCCGATCAAGAAGATCGTCTGCGTGATGCAAGGAGACGAGTTCTTCAGCACTTGGGTCGCCAACAAAAGCGTTTACCGCACCCGCATGGCCTTGGCCGATGGTGGCGAACTGCTGGTGATCGCCCCCGGCCTGAAGCGTTTCGGTGAGCAGCCTGACGTGGATGCGTTGATTCGTAAGTATGGGTATCAGCCAACCGAAAAGATCTTAGAGCTGTACAAGCAAAACGAAGACATGCAAGACCTGGCCCACGGTACGGCGCACTTGATGCACGGTACCTCGGAAGGTCGCTTCACGATTCGCTATGCCCCGGGCCACCTGACCAAGGAAGAAGTTGAACAGGTCCACTTCGCTTACGCCGACTACGAAGAGACGATCAAACGCTACCCGGTCGATCAGTTGAAAGAAGGTTTCAACACGATGCCCGATGGCGAAGAAATCTTCTTCATCGCCACTCCTTCCGCAGGTTTGTGGTCTACGAAAGAGAAGCTGTACAACCGGCCATCTGGCTTCTCGGCCGTTTCGTAG